A single genomic interval of Arthrobacter methylotrophus harbors:
- a CDS encoding cystathionine gamma-synthase has protein sequence MSANEAGFNTRAVHAGQAFEPRTGAVVPPVHFSSTYAQDGIGGLRDGYEYGRGTNPTRDALQEQLAALEGGTHAYSFSSGLAAEDSLIRAVARPGDHIVLGNDAYGGTYRLINRVLGEWGIGNTPVDMSNLDAVAAAVAANKTRIVWVETPSNPMMKITDIDALAKVAHDAGALLVVDNTFASPYLQTPLALGADVVVHSTTKYIGGHSDVVGGAIVVKDAELAEKIGFVQFAVGAVSGPMDAFLTTRGLKTLGVRMDRHSENAQAVAEWLLERPEVEAVLYPGLPSHPGHELAAKQMKKFGGMISVQFKGGEAAARKVAESTQVFTLAESLGGIESLMNYPSEMTHASVKGTELAVPVNLIRLSCGIEDIEDLIADLEQAIGKSLKF, from the coding sequence ATGTCTGCAAACGAAGCAGGATTCAACACGCGCGCCGTCCACGCCGGCCAGGCCTTCGAACCGCGCACCGGCGCCGTGGTTCCGCCAGTGCACTTCAGCTCGACATATGCCCAGGACGGCATAGGCGGTTTGCGCGACGGCTACGAATATGGCCGCGGCACCAACCCCACCCGGGATGCGTTGCAGGAGCAGCTCGCCGCACTCGAGGGCGGAACCCACGCATACAGCTTCAGCTCGGGCCTTGCTGCGGAGGACTCCCTGATCCGCGCCGTTGCCCGGCCCGGCGACCACATCGTCCTCGGCAACGACGCCTACGGTGGAACCTACCGGCTCATCAACCGTGTGCTCGGTGAGTGGGGCATCGGCAACACGCCAGTGGACATGTCCAACCTTGACGCCGTCGCGGCGGCCGTTGCGGCGAACAAGACGCGCATCGTCTGGGTGGAGACCCCTTCCAACCCGATGATGAAGATCACCGATATCGATGCGCTCGCCAAAGTAGCGCACGACGCCGGTGCCCTCCTGGTCGTCGACAACACCTTTGCGTCGCCCTACTTGCAGACCCCGCTCGCCCTGGGTGCCGACGTCGTGGTCCACTCGACCACCAAGTACATCGGCGGCCACTCGGATGTTGTGGGCGGGGCGATCGTGGTCAAGGATGCTGAGCTGGCTGAGAAGATCGGCTTTGTGCAGTTCGCCGTCGGCGCCGTGTCCGGACCTATGGATGCGTTCCTGACAACCCGCGGTCTCAAGACCCTCGGCGTGCGCATGGATCGCCACAGCGAGAACGCCCAGGCCGTGGCCGAGTGGTTGCTGGAGCGCCCCGAGGTTGAGGCCGTGCTCTACCCGGGTCTGCCTTCCCACCCGGGGCACGAACTGGCCGCGAAGCAGATGAAGAAGTTCGGCGGCATGATTTCCGTGCAGTTCAAGGGCGGCGAAGCTGCGGCCCGCAAGGTGGCAGAGTCCACCCAGGTCTTCACGCTGGCCGAATCCCTGGGCGGCATCGAGTCGCTCATGAACTACCCCTCGGAGATGACGCACGCTTCGGTCAAGGGCACCGAGCTGGCCGTGCCGGTCAACCTTATCCGGCTTTCCTGCGGCATCGAGGACATCGAGGACCTGATCGCGGACCTGGAGCAGGCGATCGGCAAGTCACTCAAGTTCTGA